One genomic window of Ciona intestinalis unplaced genomic scaffold, KH HT000542.1, whole genome shotgun sequence includes the following:
- the LOC101242547 gene encoding protein unc-93 homolog A-like isoform X1, which yields MAFKKMFSIYNFGVFLTFTSLSGIMSVMSSINVEEGMGVTALAIGYGTSLVAALIVPSLIERVGCKKLFIISEFGYMLFVISNAYPSYNILVGGFVQGLSEALAWTVMPLFTFHYAKKHFTKGSKTNEEYANHYMGYFFAAVEASMISGNAIGFLIFHIDRSVHPSNVTAEHAVDFKLCGINDCQLPNATEQNLSQYTPTQSMFLYIAIGTFAFIQLVAIILHALYLPKDLKPSQPDKANNDTLIQVVNLNENEEMEISNNSVKLKTSVITTLKLCVHPKHILISLLTIYNGMTLAFIMTELTRAYASCFFGLDKVSLCSMIFGAADAFSAVITGKLVAKIGRNILFLVAFLIDVVCYVLCLLELPNEHNQWLVYFLFFCLGASDGVWQPLIMAMYGEYFPKQTIIACNLWNVVINVGYTFQFAISTSLCVHSKIYIQLGVLVVGLVGYYASQLLYYKGSK from the exons ATGGCTTTcaagaaaatgttttcaatataCAACTTTGGAGTGTTTCTTACTTTCACATCTTTGTCTGGAATCATGTCAGTTATGTCAAGTATCAATGTAGAAGAAGGAatgg gtGTTACTGCATTAGCGATTGGGTATGGAACATCATTGGTGGCGGCATTAATTGTACCAAGCTTAATTGAAAGAGTCGGCTGCAAAAAGTTGTTCATAATATCTGAGTTTGGTTAtatgttgtttgttatttcaaaTGCATACccat CTTACAATATTTTGGTTGGTGGGTTTGTTCAAGGTTTAAGTGAAGCCTTAGCGTGGACAGTGATGCCTCTATTCACATTTCACTACGCTAAAAAGCATTTTACGAAAGGTTCAAAAACCAATGAAGAATATGCAAATCATTACATGGGGTATTTCTTTGCTGCAGTCGAAGCCTCTATG ATCAGTGGAAATGCAATTGGATTTCTAATTTTTCATATTGACCGCTCCGTTCACCCCAGTAATGTTACAGCAGAGCACGCTGTTGACTTTAAGTTATGCGGAATAAATGATTGTCAACTTCCCAATGCCACAGAACAAAATTTAAGCCAGTACACCCCTACTCAAAGCATGTTTCTCTACATTGCAATTGGGACTTTTGCATTTATACAATTGGTAGCCATCATCCTACATGCATTGTATTTGCCGAAAGATCTAAAACCTTCCCAGCCTGATAAAGCAAACAATGATACGCTCATACAAGTAGTTAACTTAAACGAAAATGAAGAAATGGAAATTTCCAACAACAG TGTCAAACTGAAAACATCAGTAATAACAACATTGAAGTTATGCGTACACCCAAAACACATCTTAATTTCTCTTCTTACAATTTACAATGGCATGACATTGGCTTTCATCATGACCGAGTTGACAAGAGCATACGCCTCGTGTTTCTTTGGTttggataaa GTCAGTTTGTGTAGTATGATATTTGGTGCAGCAGATGCTTTCTCTGCAGTTATCACTGGGAAGTTGGTTGCTAAAATTGGAAGGAACATTCTATTTCTTGTTGCGTTTCTGATTGATGTGGTTTGCTATGTACTATGTCTGCTTGAGCTACCAAATGAACACAACCAATGGCTTGTGTACTTTCTGTTCTTTTGTCTAGGTGCTTCAGATGGAGTTTGGCAACCTTTAATAATGG caATGTATGGCGAATACTTTCCGAAGCAAACAATTATTGCTTGCAACTTATGGAACGTTGTGATAAATGTCGGTTATACTTTCCAATTTGCAATCAGTACCTCACTTTGTGTTCACAGCAAAATTTACATTCAGTTGGGTGTGCTGGTGGTTGGATTAGTTGGATACT ATGCATCCCAACTTCTATACTACAAGGGTtcgaaataa
- the LOC101242547 gene encoding protein unc-93 homolog A-like isoform X2 — MSIKCLAQVHIHRTVLVSPSSIKRRTLWFSMPAPKPLSHGTLHLSYNILVGGFVQGLSEALAWTVMPLFTFHYAKKHFTKGSKTNEEYANHYMGYFFAAVEASMISGNAIGFLIFHIDRSVHPSNVTAEHAVDFKLCGINDCQLPNATEQNLSQYTPTQSMFLYIAIGTFAFIQLVAIILHALYLPKDLKPSQPDKANNDTLIQVVNLNENEEMEISNNSVKLKTSVITTLKLCVHPKHILISLLTIYNGMTLAFIMTELTRAYASCFFGLDKVSLCSMIFGAADAFSAVITGKLVAKIGRNILFLVAFLIDVVCYVLCLLELPNEHNQWLVYFLFFCLGASDGVWQPLIMAMYGEYFPKQTIIACNLWNVVINVGYTFQFAISTSLCVHSKIYIQLGVLVVGLVGYYASQLLYYKGSK; from the exons atgtccattaagtgtcttgcccaagtacaCATACACCGAACAGTATTAGTATCGCCGTCTAGCATCAAACGGAGAACACTTTGGTTTTCGATGCCggcgcctaaaccactgagccatggcACCTTACACCTAT CTTACAATATTTTGGTTGGTGGGTTTGTTCAAGGTTTAAGTGAAGCCTTAGCGTGGACAGTGATGCCTCTATTCACATTTCACTACGCTAAAAAGCATTTTACGAAAGGTTCAAAAACCAATGAAGAATATGCAAATCATTACATGGGGTATTTCTTTGCTGCAGTCGAAGCCTCTATG ATCAGTGGAAATGCAATTGGATTTCTAATTTTTCATATTGACCGCTCCGTTCACCCCAGTAATGTTACAGCAGAGCACGCTGTTGACTTTAAGTTATGCGGAATAAATGATTGTCAACTTCCCAATGCCACAGAACAAAATTTAAGCCAGTACACCCCTACTCAAAGCATGTTTCTCTACATTGCAATTGGGACTTTTGCATTTATACAATTGGTAGCCATCATCCTACATGCATTGTATTTGCCGAAAGATCTAAAACCTTCCCAGCCTGATAAAGCAAACAATGATACGCTCATACAAGTAGTTAACTTAAACGAAAATGAAGAAATGGAAATTTCCAACAACAG TGTCAAACTGAAAACATCAGTAATAACAACATTGAAGTTATGCGTACACCCAAAACACATCTTAATTTCTCTTCTTACAATTTACAATGGCATGACATTGGCTTTCATCATGACCGAGTTGACAAGAGCATACGCCTCGTGTTTCTTTGGTttggataaa GTCAGTTTGTGTAGTATGATATTTGGTGCAGCAGATGCTTTCTCTGCAGTTATCACTGGGAAGTTGGTTGCTAAAATTGGAAGGAACATTCTATTTCTTGTTGCGTTTCTGATTGATGTGGTTTGCTATGTACTATGTCTGCTTGAGCTACCAAATGAACACAACCAATGGCTTGTGTACTTTCTGTTCTTTTGTCTAGGTGCTTCAGATGGAGTTTGGCAACCTTTAATAATGG caATGTATGGCGAATACTTTCCGAAGCAAACAATTATTGCTTGCAACTTATGGAACGTTGTGATAAATGTCGGTTATACTTTCCAATTTGCAATCAGTACCTCACTTTGTGTTCACAGCAAAATTTACATTCAGTTGGGTGTGCTGGTGGTTGGATTAGTTGGATACT ATGCATCCCAACTTCTATACTACAAGGGTtcgaaataa